The nucleotide sequence ctgtcccactggaaactccacccccttcactccgttccggcagagaagccggccccgattcccaactcccacttggggttcccctgcttctcccctgctcctgacgagtcccccctgtggctccccttggcctgaccaggggcgcccccttttgggaatcctccgattcacttgaaagactcatggaaaccctcaagtcattgtcatcctcctcctcctcgttccgggattcttccccctcgctctcagtctcctccctcatctgtgcctctctccctgaacccctgacacccatACTCTATATATCaattttcttattatatgattcaAAATTGATTTCTTTCCATGTTTTAATATAATTTTCTTTAAATAGATTGGTGTTTTCATTTGTCAGCCAGATTCCCAAATACTTAGTTTTATTTACTGTTTCCAATCCTGATATTTTATTTAGTTCTTTTTCCTGTGTTGACATATTTTTTGCTAGCAcactattcttatttttatttaacttaaatcctgccacttcgaAATTCAAGGATTTTCCTTATTATTTTGCCTCAACACCCCTAAGAATATTTTCTCCGAGTCCTGTTTTTTCTGTAGTTTTTTTCATGGAGCTCCAAGAGATGTTGTCGAAGACCTTCTCCATGTCTATCAGCATCAAAATGGCTTTTTTATCTGCTCTTGCTTCTAAATATTCTAAAATATCAATTATGTTTCTCATTTTATTGTGCATGTGTCTGCCTGGTAAGAAGCCAGCCTGATCTCTATGTATTATTTCATTCAATATATTTTATATCATTATTGAACAATGATATAGGTCTATAATTTTTGATTAGTGTTGGATCTGCTCCTTGTTTGGGTCTCAGTGTGATAAGTGCTTCTTCCCATGATTTTGGTattcttccttcctttaaaaTTCCGTTCAGTACTGTTTCATTGGTTCTGATAATATATCTTCTAACTTCTTATAAAATGCCGCCGATAATCCATCCATACCTGGGGACTTTCCTATCTTTGCTTTTGAGATTGCTGCACCTCCATCATCGCTGTTGGTACATTTAGTTGTTCTACTTTCCAATCTGCTATTGTCGGGAGTCTATTTTGTGCTAAGTAtctttccatttcctcctcttGGTCTTCTTCTTTTGCATGGTAAAACTTCCTATAGTAGTTTACAatttttttgcatatttctttaggatcttcaattatttttcatttctcaattactctctctttttgttttttcttcaattgccatgcaagtaGCCTACCTGATTTATTGGAACCACTGGAGAGGTATAGAAATGGGGCTTCtgttgggaaggggctgccccatttgtgcttctcccggggcaggagaatatctagggcaggagaatccctgcagggcctctgaggctccctttccttcttcctctctcccaggaccctgcagcttctttttttaaaaaaaagatatttattgaaatttcaacgttttacaaaaataagaagaaaaaaagaaaaatacaaagtaaaaacagttaaaaacagatccGTTTTTCCaagtcttatctttcatttgcttgtttccctgacctcctcacacctcccttttttgtattccagttcaattaattaattcagcaaatcctttccctctttgattttatcttaatcttttatcttaatatattgtaactttatattatcacctgttaacaaaccattttacatattcctttataacattgctactaaagaccgcttaacttcaatccaacatcattaattttgcagtgtttctgtaaatagtctttaaatttcttccaatcttcttccaccgactcttctccctggtctcggattctgccagtcatttccgccagttccatatagtccatcaccttcatctgccattcttccagagtgggtaaatcttgtgtcttccaatactttgcaataagtattcttgctgctgtagtagcatacataaataaagttctgtccttctttgacaccaattggccgactatgcccaggagaaaggcctctggtttcttcaggaaggtatatttaaatacctttttcatttcattatagatcatctcccagaaagccttaatccttgggcatgtccaccaaaggtgaaataatgtaccttcagtctctttacatttccaacatttattatcgggcaaatgatagatttttgcaagcttgactggtgtcatgtaccacctgtatatcattttcataatattctctcttaaggcattacatgccgtaaatttcataccagtggtccataactgttcccagtcagccatcataatattatgtccaacatcttgtgcccatttaatcatggcagatttcaccgtttcatcctgagtattccatttcaacagcaagttatacatctttgacaaaatcttgGTTTTGGGatctagcaattctgtttccaattttgatttttccacctggaaaccaattttcttgtccaaattatatgcctccattatctgataataatgaagccaatctcgcactttattttttagtttttcaaaactctgcaatttcagtttgtctcccacttgttccaaaatttcccaatatttcagtcatttggcctccatattgttTTTCTGaaccttcgcttccatcggtgacaaccgccttggggttttattttcaagtaaatccttgtatcttatccagacattatacaatgctttcctgacaatatggttttaaaaggctttatgtgctttgaccttatcataccacagatatgcatgccatccaaatacattattaaaaccttctaaatccaaaatgtgtgttttcaagaagcagccattctttcagcccgcaaaaagctgctgattcataataaagtttaaggtctggcagggcaaatccacctctttcctttgcatccgttagtattttaaattttattctaggcttcttgccctgccagacaaatctagaaatgtctctctgccacttcttcaaacaatccattttatccaaaatttgcaatgcttggaacagaaacaacattctaggcaatacattcatttttatcgcagctatacggcctagcagtgaaagcttcaaatttgaccaaatttctaaatcttttttcacttccgtccagcatttttcataattgtctttaaataaattccaatttttagctgtcatgttaatccccaggtatttcactttcttaaccactgttaaacctgtcacattctgaaacctctctctctcaattgctgttaatttttctctaaaaccttagtttttaacttattcaatttaaatcctgcaacctgaccaaattctttaatcagttccaaaactcttttagtactagattctggctcctgtaatgtcagtactaagtcatctgcaaatgctctcaatttgtactgtttagctccgacttgtatacctttaaccaactggtcccttctaatcatattcaacaggacctccaggaccgatataaaaagcagtggagagattgggcaaccttgtcgtgtccctttttctatcttaaattcctccgtcaccacattgttaacaattagtttggccttttgttcagaataaatcgcacttataccatttccaaaaccttgacccacccccatcccctgtagattcttcttcataaaactccaagaaatattgtcaaaggctttctccacgtccacaaatatcaaaactgccttggtattgatattcacttgtagtttttctaaaatattaattatgtttctcatattatcagacaagtgtctacccgggagaaagcctgcttgatctttatgaatctcttccactaacactttttttagtcttgtagccaaaatatctgcaaaaattttataatccgcaTTCAgcagtgatatggggcggtagttcttgagctgtgccttttcagtctctgttttcggtataagtgtgatgtacgcttccttccacgactctggtgcccttttcccttccaatatttcattacagacttcctttaaaggttgtactaaccattcctttaaagatctgtaatatctagaagtcagtccatccggtcctggagatttacctaattgcatattctgaatggcaccttctacctcctgttcagttattttataattcagcattaatttattttattgagagattttttgtaatcatttattttcaaaaatcgatctatatcaagttctttctgtggcccttgtgtatataattgtttaaagtacttctggaaacattttctaatctcaactgggttctgtatgttctttccttccacttctagatTTATAACAgtgtttagtttttgtctttttttcatttgccaggccaacaatttcccacatttattagccgactcaaatgttttttgtctcatttgtttaattttccattctatttcctgattcatcattgtcatgtattgtacttgatataattttatttctctcaaaatctcttgcgactttggttttgctctcaattttttctcaccttcttttattttctccaaaattttgtctttcttctcattttaggttctcttctttattgcattctgttgtatcagaaacctgaccctgcagcttcttttggctccttgactcctcaggaaggatgaaagggATTGATCCTGCAAAACTAGCgaagatggaagggggaagatggatggttgacctggtcaggttgtctcctgcatccctcctctcaacctctgagcgttccctcccagggacctccaagagatctggtgagttccaggggaggggagatggggaccTGGATGGATGGAGGGTGAAGAGGGGAAGGTCTCTGGCCAGAAATGAGATAAAGCAGGGATTTTGCCTCCCAACATATTGGGAGGCTTCCCCTCCAGCCAGAAAATctctgcagggcctctgaggctccctttgcttcttcctgtctcccaggaccctgcagcttcttttggctccttgactcctcaggaaggatgaaagacacggatcctgcaaacctagcaaggatggaagggggaagatggacagttgacctggtcaggttgtctcctgcatcACTCCTCTCAACCTCTGAGCgttccctcccagggacctccgagagatctggtgagtcccAGGGGAGTGGAGATGGGGACCTGGATGGATGGAGCCGGAGAGGTATTGGGGCttgctcagctgggggggggaggcaggcaggcggatggagatggagaaggggagcacCTTTTCGGgctcccccacctgcctgcctgcctgcctgctcctttgtcatctgcaggcaatttgagcTAGGAATAGATCACAGCTCCCCGACCACCACAGCTCAAAAGGTCTAAAACCAGTTCTGTGATCTGGATGCCCTGCCAATGTCAGACAACTCACTGGTCCTGCTTTGCAGTTtgaatgcagatggggcctctgtgtgttgtctttttctttttggaaaaacttcttatttgcttttaaaaacaaggatcaTAGGACTAATAAATGATACAGATACGTAGACTAAGCCTTCACATGCCATTTGCATATCAAAAATAGCAGAATAAATTTGCAGGAATATCTATAACATGGTTCATCATTAGTGGTCAGTGTATGAGTTCTGGGTGCATGAATTGCTTTCAACTGAGTTATAGTCACTTTTCCTCTTCTGTTGCTAATGAAAAAATGCAGTCTCCTCAAAGTGAAGAAAGTGCTTTacatataaatttaaatttagacCGACTAGATTGAGGCAACAGCTGATGGGGAGCGTTCAGGTGAAGgtgttgctgtttgtttcacaGACGAGACGTGGAGGTTCCATACATACCTGTATGTGATGAGCTTCAACTCTTTGGCTGGAGACCAACAGCGTCTGGGATTCTAATATCCCCCACCGTGAACCCAGAATGGAGGGATATCAACTGTTTCCTCTCTGAATGTTCTTCGTCTAGTCATGAATTTTAAAACAGTGACCAGGCTTCTCTGAACCACCCAGGCCTTCTTAAATGCCggcttcagagtttttagggaagTTGATGTAAATTCTGTCAggcttgttgtttttgcttctgtttgcaTTTGATTGACCGGgctcctccacctgcctgcctgcctgctcctttGTCATCTCCTGACCTTGGAGATGGAGTGGATTCCAGGGTTGAGCCAGAACAAAATCCATTCCAGATAAAAGCCAAGCAATATGTCAGTAAATACCAGCCAACCAAAGCAGTGAAAACTGTAGAAAGGCCCCACATCTAACTATTTTTAGTTCTTCCTCTATCACAAGCATTAATTAACTTGGTTCAATGATCTGGAGCTCCATTTCTTCCTGAAGCTCTAATTCGCttctctcttcattgcagatggtgaggAATTAGAAGGGAACAAAAAGGGGGACCACAAGAGAATCCACATAGTGGAAAAGTCATATAAACATTCGGAGTGTGGAGAGAACATCCGTCAGAGCTCCCATGGCACCTCCCGTCAAAGAAAGAGCTTCGTTCAGAGGGATAGTCTCACTGCACACAAAAGAGGACAGAGCAGGGAGAAATtgtatcagtgcttagaatgtggaaagagcttcagtaaccgCCGgaatctcactttccatcaaagaattcatacaggggagaaaccatatcagtgcttggaatgtgggaaggactTCAGGCACAGTAATActctcactttgcatcaaagaattcatacaggggagaaaccctatcagtgtttgcagtgtgggaagagcttcagtcagaggaacagtctcactttccatcaaagaatacatacaggagaaaaaccctatcagtgcttcaaATGTGGGAAGAACTTCCGGGAGCGGACAAaactcactttgcatcaaagaattcatacaggggagaaaccctatcaatgcttggaatgtgggaagaacttCCGGGAGCGGACGAaactcactttgcatcaaagaattcatacaggggagaaaccctatcagtgcttggaatgtgggaagtcCTTCAGGCACAGTACTACTCTCACTtcacatcagagaattcatacaggggagaaaccctatcagtgcttagaatgtgggaagagctttcgTCAGAAAGGTGATCTTGCTTTGCATAGAAgagtccatacaggggagaaaccctatcattgcctggaatgtgggaagagctttagtCTCAggcacagtctcacttcccatcaaagaactcatacaggagaaaaaccctatcagtgcttcgaatgcggGAAGAGCTTTGGGGATGGGGCCAAGCTCACTTTGCATCAAAAAACTCATACAggcgagaaaccctatcagtgcttggaatgcgggaagagcttcagccggAAGGACACTCTCATTTtccatcaaagagttcatagaggGCATAAACCGtatcactgcttggaatgtggaaagagctttagtcagaaGGTgaatctcactttccatcaaagaattcatacaggggaaaaaccttatcactgcttggaatgtggaaagagctttcgtctgAGTggtgatctcacttcccatcaaagaattcatacaggggagaaaccctataagtgcttgcaatgtgggaagagcttcagtcagaggcacactctcacttcccatcaaagaattcatacaggagagaaaccctatcagtgcttcaaATGTGGGAAGAACTTCCGGGAGCGGACGAaactcactttgcatcaaagaactcatacaggggagaaaccctatcaatgcttcGAATGTGGGAAGAACTTCCGGGAGCGGACGAaactcactttgcatcaaagaactcatacaggggagaaaccctatcagtgcttcgaatgtggaaggagcttcactgttagctccagtctcacttcccatcacagaattcatacaggagagaaaccctatcagtgcttggaatgtggaaagagcttcactaatagctccaatctcacttgccatcgaagaattcatacaggggagaaaccctatcagtgcttggagtgtggaaagagcttcaatcacagCCACCATCTGACTttccatcgaagaattcatacaggggagaaaccctatcagtgcttgaaatgtggaaagagcttcaaaagCACCTACCATCTCACTcggcatcaaagaattcatacagaggggaaacaaaaaaagagaaataaaacaaaaaatattaaacaaCCCTTACAAAATACAATTGTatagaaaggaaaaggggggggaaatacacTAAAAATACTGTTTATGACCTTTGTATCATATATATCATATCATTCGTCAACACATAGAAAGGCAGGCTCCCCCACTTCTCCCCTGCGTGACCCCCTCTTCTCCCCGTATCCCACCCTGAGAGATCCTTCCTTCCCTGCGTTCCTTACAGGTCCCTCCCACCTCCAACTGTCCTCTTCCTGTGTGTGTCCTCCTAAATTCAAAATAAAGAAtcttaatattaaaaaaatacaaaaaatagatgatgatgatgttaatgataataataatttatttatacccttcccatctggctgggtttccccagccactctgggcagcttccaacaaaatattaaaatacagtaatcaatcaaatattaaaagtgtCAGGACTGGTcattgtcctcttcagatcaccacacaaacgcttcttgttcttttataactttttattgcgtattaacaaaacaatcttataaactgttcttaaatattattcctcagagtcacttctttcagataccttctgagctctgcttctccatgaccagccactctgaaaatggcgaaggcgcccttcccttcgctttcccgctctttttcctaccctcctggctagagctggcttgtatctcccctcctctgaatctgagctagaacttgCCTTTCCTGGGAACTTGCCTTTCCTGGGTCCCTCCCTGTTGCTCTCTTCTCTTCaattcactgctctcctcccccccttggggaatgctttctccctctgggaAACTGGAATCTTCTAattctaactcttccctgacaaaaagcttccctaaacagggctgttggATTACTGCCTGAGTCTGGCACGTTTCCTCTGCACATAAATTCTTccaggcagcagcagagcaagcaGCGAGTGCTTTCCGTGTGAGATAAAGGAAAAGTCTGCACACTGTTTCTTCTATCTAAACACCACTTACCCCAAACACAGAccttcacagaactccccatCAGCGAGgttccaggcagagggactttATTTCAATGCAACTAATCCAGCCcgaacactctgacacacatgcTGGAAACAGATGTCTGGGTGCTTGGTCCTGGCCTTAAACTGCTCAGATTCTGCCAACTTCAGACAGAgctgattgtcttccaaaacagtGACAGGCATACAACTCTCCGCAGATCTCTTGAACCAAACACACATAGAACTCCAGTTCCCTGCAAATCTCAGAAAGCGcactgaactcagcctcagtaGATGAGAGCGCTATGAGACTTTGCTTTTGGGAACTCCACCCAACCAAAGAGCTCCCAAATTTTACCACCATACTGGACACGGACTTCCTATCTGCCAGATTCACCCAATCGCTGTCTACCCAGTACGTCAGCTTGATGTTGCCCTTGACTGGCAGCTTAAGGCAGAATTCTTTGGTATCTTCCAGGTAATGCAGGACCCGTTTGATACCATTCTAGGCTTGCACACTTGGGCTTGAAGCTTCCCGGCTGAGCAGATTAATAGCAAAGGTTATGTCAAGTGTTCCACTGGGATAGATACAATAGGCTACCCAGAGCAGACTGGAAGAGCTCAGTGTTTTTGAATGCAGCGCGTTCTACTTGCTGATTGTCTTTCACGTAGCTAGTCTCCATGGGTGTCCTAACTACTGCACACTCAGACATTTGGAGCTTCTCAAGCAGTTTCTCAATCTTACCCGTTGTGAGGGAGAATACACCCagagactccattgagctcatcttctgcattgcctcatgccatttgctggcttcttcctgaggcagtttcgGAACATCCTCAAAAGTTTCAGGTTCACACTGAGCCACACCAACCCACACACTTGTGGCTTCAAACCTGTCAGGCAGTTTACCCTTTGTGGCTTGGGTTGATCTCCTCAGTGTGAGCTCTGGTACCCCCTCTGACCCGCTAGGGCCAGCTAGACCATCCCCAGTGTCAAAGaactccccctctgacctgctgcatCTTTTGAACCTTACAGCTGGACCTGTGGGCAAGCACAGCTCACTCTTTGGCTCAGACTTGACAGTAGCCTTTGGAGGGGTTCTGGGCCGCTCCTGCTCTGGACTCTGTTCTTCACCAACAGGATCagttccctcctcttcctcctcatctgaGTCAAGAAACTGTTCTGAAAGAACATCTGGGTAACATGGATGCGTGCCCACCCACTTTGCTCACAAAACTCAGCACTGCTGCTCACAAGCAGCCGGGACTGGTTGCCATCAGGATATGCAAACCGCCACCCTCTGGTCCCTGGTTCATATCCCAAAAAGATCATTTTCCTGGACCTTGGGCCACCCTTTCTGCATTTGGCCTTTGGGatgaggacccaagcctcacagccaaaaacACGTAAGAAATGCACTTTGGGCTTCTTACCGTGCAGCAGAAAACAGGGCGTGTCCCCTACAGCTGAATTAAACACGCAATTCTGCATGAACGCAGCAGCCTTCCAACACTCAGCCCAAAAGCGCTGTGGGAGTCCTGCGTCAAAAAGCATGGCAGCCATAGCCTCTTGCAGTGTTCTGTTCTTACGTTCAGCAACACCATTCTGTTGAGGACTGGGTGGTGCTGTCAACCTGTGGCTGATTCCCTTCTGGAGGAAGAAATTCTGCAgggcagacccagtaaactccgCCCCTCTATCGCTCTGAAAGCTAATCAATTTTGTAGAATATTTCAACTCTGCCAATGTGATCCAATCTTTAATCAGTGCAGCAGCTTCCTCTTTGTGTTTAATCGAAAAAACCAAGGAGGTCCTCGAAAAATCATCCCAAAGAAGCAAAATGTATTTGGACCCGCCCAGACTCGCTACTGGCATTGggccacacaaatctgcatggaGTAGCTCAAAGGGCTTGCTTGTCTCTCTGCTAGACCTGGGATATGAGCATGTTTTTACCCTGGATTGCTTACAGGCTCTGCAATCTAAAAACTTATCACATCCCTTTAATTTACTCCACTCTGTACACTGGGGCTTTTTTGACATAATTCCAACAAGAATGCGCCAGTCTTCGGTGCCATAAATGAGCGCACCCATCGTGTGGCGGGACGTTGGAGCACTGCACCTGTGTTACCTCAGGGGGGTCATCATCTGCAATAGGCATCTCAACCACAAACAGCTTATTCTTGCATTCAACACTGAACAGgtgtttcccatccctggaatTTCTGGAACCACAAAAGCCTGAACCTCATGGTCCAGGAATGAACAGTACAGAGTCCCAGACAGGGTCAGTGGGCATCTGCTTCCATCTGCCAGTGACACAAATCTTCCACTTTGCACAGTCTTGCAGTTCCGAAGAAGTCCAGCCGATGGCACTCAAGTCTGGGTAGCGCCTGTGTCAACAATAAAGGGGAGGCTGGCTTCCGGTCTGGATGCTTTCACTACTGCCATTGAAGCAGCCAGATGATACAGTGACGTCTTCTCTTTACTTTCACCTCGGTTGGGACCTTGGGAATTTTTCATATGCCTGGCCGCTGTTGAGGAGCTCCTTATCTGCATTCCTTTCTGGCTGACCTTCGGCTcctgagcctctgcagggcaATCTCTCACGAGATGCGACGTAGACCCACAGCGAAAACAGCGCTTGGAGACAAAGGCTTTTACTGTAGTCCTCACTGCTTCTTGCTGCCCCCCCCTTTCTTGGGGTGCAGCCTGTGCCTTCTCTCCCCGCCCTCTGGCATTTTTCCTGTTCATCAATCAATCTCCCACAAATATATTCAGTCGTCAGCTCCGCAGGCGGCATAACTTCCATTGTCAGAACCAGGTTCTCATAACTCCTGTCCAAAGAGCTCAGCAGAATGGAAGCTTTCAGCTCACCTGGGAAAGGTACGTTGAGCTGACGCAGCTTAGTGAAAATGGCCAGCATCTGCACAATGTGGTCACATACCGATTCCCCTGGGGACAGTCTTTTCTGAAACAGGGAGCGTATCACATGGATCTTGGCCCCAGCTGTTGTGCACTGGTGGACCCTCGTTAAAGCTTGCCAAATTCCGTGACAAGTCAATAAACCGTCAATGTGAGGCAATTGCGAAGCCTCCGTGGCCATTACAATATGGGACATGGCTTTCTGATCCTTTTTTGCTGCGCCAGCAGCCCTTTCCACTTCGGCCGCATTGGCCCCTGCAGCTGCCGGTACTGGATTGGCTTGGGGGCACTCCCAGAGCTGCTTGCCCATTAAGCAGTAACGAATCTGGCGAGACCAGTCGTCCCAATTGTGGCCATTTAGCCTTTCAAAAGGCACATTGAAAGATTCATGAGATTGCTGCTGTGCCATCTTCCTGGGGCTTTAAGCTTACTGACGCTTTCTGCCGGCCGGTGCTTCAAAGATGCTTCCTGCAGCAAGCTCCGCTTTCACCAGCGAAATCACAACTGCCTCAGCTTCAGGCAGGATCTCAGAGCTGGACTTTGCTTCTCACACTCAGCACAAAAACGTACAGCCAGAACCGCTTGGATTACTGCCTGAGTCCGGCGCGTTTCCTCTGCGCATAAATTCTTCCAGGCAGCAGCAGAGCGAGCAGCGAGTGCTTTCCGTGTGAGATAAAGGAAAAGTCCGCATGCTGTTTCTTCTATATAAAGAGCCTTTATTTACATCAGTAGGTAAAATAACAAACAACCCCACCAGAGCTCGGACACAtgctgtgtgtctctctctcccgGACAGAAGTGAAACTGTTTCACACAGACAAAGAACCTGCAGCTTCCCTTTACGTAggaagctcctccccagatgtAGGACATTCAGGAGGTTAACCCTATTACCACCACACTCcacaagggctgccttcagatgtcttctaaaagtctggtagttgtttttttctttgacatctgctgggagggggttccacagggcaggcgccactaccaagaaggccactATCAAAAAGGAAACTCCCATCTCCGTCTGAAAATCATCTGTAGCAACAATTATTCATAATTTGCACTCCAGAATAAACCCAGCTATATTTAGTATCCAGcctttttcctcctcttcacCAAGATGACACTTTCCCTTAATTTCCCACATAACCAAATCTTAACCAACTCAGACGCTTATAAGGATCGTCTAATAATCCAAATTAGTATTTCTCCAGTTTCGAGGTCCAGTTTCTATAAAGCTTTTGAAAAACTGTTCCAACAAATCTCAGCCAAGTCACAATGGAAAATTCTGGTCTCTTATAATGTCCATCCAatcctgcttcctcttctttcttttttccaaatcTTTGGACATTTTAATccactggggatggggaagcagGCATCTTAATTCCCTTTCCTCAAACGAGATCACAGCTTGCCTTGTTCACCATTTCCGGAGTTGCTTTGCATTCTCTGCCTCTCATTCCCACACCAGCTCAGCCCAACCTCCTCTTTCCCTggggctctttctctctcctcc is from Podarcis muralis chromosome 2, rPodMur119.hap1.1, whole genome shotgun sequence and encodes:
- the LOC114589644 gene encoding uncharacterized protein LOC114589644 isoform X3; translated protein: MKGIDPAKLAKMEGGRWMVDLVRLSPASLLSTSERSLPGTSKRSGPCSFFWLLDSSGRMKDTDPANLARMEGGRWTVDLVRLSPASLLSTSERSLPGTSERSGESQGSGDGDLDGWSRRDGEELEGNKKGDHKRIHIVEKSYKHSECGENIRQSSHGTSRQRKSFVQRDSLTAHKRGQSREKLYQCLECGKSFSNRRNLTFHQRIHTGEKPYQCLECGKDFRHSNTLTLHQRIHTGEKPYQCLQCGKSFSQRNSLTFHQRIHTGEKPYQCFKCGKNFRERTKLTLHQRIHTGEKPYQCLECGKNFRERTKLTLHQRIHTGEKPYQCLECGKSFRHSTTLTSHQRIHTGEKPYQCLECGKSFRQKGDLALHRRVHTGEKPYHCLECGKSFSLRHSLTSHQRTHTGEKPYQCFECGKSFGDGAKLTLHQKTHTGEKPYQCLECGKSFSRKDTLIFHQRVHRGHKPYHCLECGKSFSQKVNLTFHQRIHTGEKPYHCLECGKSFRLSGDLTSHQRIHTGEKPYKCLQCGKSFSQRHTLTSHQRIHTGEKPYQCFKCGKNFRERTKLTLHQRTHTGEKPYQCFECGKNFRERTKLTLHQRTHTGEKPYQCFECGRSFTVSSSLTSHHRIHTGEKPYQCLECGKSFTNSSNLTCHRRIHTGEKPYQCLECGKSFNHSHHLTFHRRIHTGEKPYQCLKCGKSFKSTYHLTRHQRIHTGEKPYQCLECGKSFSQRAHLNSHQMIHTGEKPYQCLECGKSFNQSAHLTSHQRTHTGEKPYQCLECGKSFSQSSSLTSHQRIHTGEKPYQCLECGKSFRERTKLTLHQRTHTGEKPYQCFECRKSFRWKDSLTYHQRIHRGQKPYHCLECGKNFRERTKLTLHQRTHTGEKPYQCFECGKNFRERTKLTLHQRTHTGEKPYQCFECGRSFTDSSHLTSHHRIHTGEKPYQCLKCGKSFNQSAHLTSHRRIHTGEKPFQCLQCGKSFRKSSHLTSHQRTHTGEKPYQCFECGKSFGEGAKLTLHQRTHTGEKPYQCFECGKSFRWKDSLTYHQRIHRGQKPYHCLECGKNFREQTKLTLHQRTHTGEKPYRCLDCGKSFSRKDSLTSHQSIHTGEKPYQCFECGKNFREGTKLTLHQKTHTGEKPYQCLKCGKSFRKSSHLTSHRRIHTEGKAKKRNKTKNIKQPLQNTIV